Below is a genomic region from Longimicrobiaceae bacterium.
CTGGAGGTGCGGGAGCCCTCGGGGAGCGCCTGGCGGATCATCGACGTCGTCCGCTCGCTCCCGGAGGAGTTCGCCTCGCGCGACGAGCTGGTGGGCGCCCTGGAGGAGCAGGGCTACCCCCGGCCGCTGGGGCAGTGGCTCGCCATGAACCTGGAGCGGGATACGGGGGGCTTCCGCTGGCGGCTGGACTGGGACGGCATCGAGGAGATGCTGCGGGACTACTTCCGCACCGACCTCTGGGAGGTGGTGGAGAACCCCCCGGCGGGGGCGGAGGTGCACGTGGTGAAGGCCACGGAGTCGGAGGCGCTGGACGCGGGGGACGTGACCCGGATCGAGGCGGCGGGGCGCACGAACGGGCGCACCTTCCTGCACCGGGTCGAGGGCGGACACTGGATCAACACCGACAACCCGGACGCCGTGGT
It encodes:
- a CDS encoding alpha/beta hydrolase, which produces MDSNEARPQPPILAHSRVVAEGRTPERWLLVLHGIYGSGRNWGTVARRVVDARPEWGALLVDLRMHGGSQGFAPPHTLEATAADVDALVEHLDFHAAAVLGHSFGGKVALMYAREHAEGLRQAWVVDSTLEVREPSGSAWRIIDVVRSLPEEFASRDELVGALEEQGYPRPLGQWLAMNLERDTGGFRWRLDWDGIEEMLRDYFRTDLWEVVENPPAGAEVHVVKATESEALDAGDVTRIEAAGRTNGRTFLHRVEGGHWINTDNPDAVVRLLTDRLP